The sequence ATATTCAGCGCTACGTGAAGGGCGAACCGCTCGCGAACGTTATCGACGTTGCACGCGGTTACTGAGGTCGCGCAAGAATCCCGTCATCCAACGACGGTCGGCGCCTCAGCCTCGGGATGTATCGGACTCGTCGCGCTGCCGGCGTCTAGTCCTCCCGCGACCGGAACGTCACGACGGCCGCTGTGAGCATCACGGCGAGAAACAGCACGATGATGGCGAGGTTCAGCCGGTACGGGTGCGCGACGAGCGCCTGCGCCAGCGGTGAGCCGGCGTAGACCATGCCGCGGAGCGCGTCGACGGCGTACGTCAGCGGGTCGATCCGCGTCAGCACCGCCATCCACAGCGGGAGGCCGCGCAGCGGAAAAAACGCGCCTGAGAGCAGCCACAGCGGCAGCACGAGAAAGTTCATCACCACCTGAAAGCCTTCCATCGTCTGCATGCGGGAGGCGATGACGAGTCCGAAGCTTGTCAGGGACGCGGCGACCAGCAGCATCACCAGCGCGATGCCGGCGATCTGGACGAGGCTGAGGTGCACGCCGACGAGCGGCGCCAGGATCAGCAGCATCACGCCCTGGAGCGTCGCTACGGTCGCGCCGCCGGCGACCTTGCCGGCCACGATGCTGCCCCGTGCCACCGGCGCGACGAGGATTTCCTTCAGAAACCCGAACTCGCGGTCCCAGATGATCGAGATCGCGGAAAATATCGCCGTGAAGAGCACCGTCATTCCGAGGACGCCCGGGTACATGAACTCGAGGTAGCTGAAGCCGCGCGGCACCGCCGCCGACCGGAACGTCGCCCCGAATCCCGTCCCCATGATCGCGAGGTAGATCAGCGGCTGTCCGAGCGCCCCGAGGATGCGGGCGCGCTCGGACACAAACCGGATCAGCTCGCGCAGCCAGATCGCGTACGCGGCGCGGAGTTCGTGACGCCAGCCGGTCGACGGCACGGCCGCGCCGGGCCGCGGCGGCATGGTGGCCCGCCCCGGCTCGGTGGGCGGCACCGGGCGTGCGGCGCTCGCCATCAGCGGCGCCCCCAGGCCCGCGCCATCGTCCGCAATTGGTCCGTCGCGGAGGCCGACTCGTCCCGGATCGCGTGGCCGGTCAGCTTGAGAAAGACGTCGTCCAGGGTGGGCTGCTTGACCGCAACCGCGGTCACGAGCGACGGAAACGCCGCGGCCACCCGCGGCACGAACTCCGCCCCCCGCTCCAGCTCCACGACCACGCGGCCGTCCGCGGCGCGCGCGCCGGCGCCGAAGCGCGCCTCGATCTCGCGGGCCAGCGCCGCGGCGTCCGGCGAGGTGATCGTGATCACGTCGCCTCCGACCTGCCGGCGCAGCGCGTCGGGCGTGTCAAGCGCGACGATGCGGCCGCCGTCGATGATCGCGATCCGATCGCAGTGCTCCGACTCCTCGATGTAGTGCGTCGTCATGAAAACCGTCACGCCTTCGCGCCGGCGGAGGTCGACGACGTACTCCCAGATGTGGTTGCGCGTCTGCAGGTCGAGCCCCAGCGTCGGCTCGTCGAGGAACAGCACCCTGGGCTTGTGCAGGAGGCCCCGGGCGATCTCCAGGCGCCGCTTCATCCCGCCGGAGTACGTCGCGACGAGCGCCCGCCGCCGCTCGCCGAGCTCCACCATCTCGAGCACGGCCTGAAGGCGCGGCTCGACCTCCGCGGCCGGCACGCCGTAGAGCATCGCGTGAAATCGCAGATTCTGCTCGGCGGTGAGGCGGTTGTCGAGGCTCGGGTCCTGGAAGACGATGCCCATCGACCGCCGTACGTCGCCGGGGCGCGTGACCACATCGTAGCCGGCGAGCGAGGCGCGGCCCGACGTCGGCCGCAACAGCGTCGCCAGCACCTTGATCGTCGTGGTCTTTCCGGCGCCGTTCGGACCGAGGAAGCCGAAAATCTCGCCCGCGGCGACGGAAAAGGTCACGCCGCGCACGGCTTCGATCGGTCCGAAGCGCTTGATGAGGTCCTGTACGTCGATGATCGGCGTCTCCATCTCTTACATCTTCCCCCGCGGTCCGCGCGATGCGATGGGCTGTAGGGTGCCGCCGCGGTATGGATCGTCGATGGAGGCCGGATGGAGATGATGTGAAGACCGCCCGGCGGCGACGGAAAACGGCGGCGAGACCTGGATCCCGCCGCCGTATCCGACGCGTGTGCGCGTTCGTTATGCCTGAATCGACGGCTGCGACGGAGGCCGGCGCA comes from bacterium and encodes:
- a CDS encoding ABC transporter permease, with the protein product MASAARPVPPTEPGRATMPPRPGAAVPSTGWRHELRAAYAIWLRELIRFVSERARILGALGQPLIYLAIMGTGFGATFRSAAVPRGFSYLEFMYPGVLGMTVLFTAIFSAISIIWDREFGFLKEILVAPVARGSIVAGKVAGGATVATLQGVMLLILAPLVGVHLSLVQIAGIALVMLLVAASLTSFGLVIASRMQTMEGFQVVMNFLVLPLWLLSGAFFPLRGLPLWMAVLTRIDPLTYAVDALRGMVYAGSPLAQALVAHPYRLNLAIIVLFLAVMLTAAVVTFRSRED
- a CDS encoding ATP-binding cassette domain-containing protein, yielding METPIIDVQDLIKRFGPIEAVRGVTFSVAAGEIFGFLGPNGAGKTTTIKVLATLLRPTSGRASLAGYDVVTRPGDVRRSMGIVFQDPSLDNRLTAEQNLRFHAMLYGVPAAEVEPRLQAVLEMVELGERRRALVATYSGGMKRRLEIARGLLHKPRVLFLDEPTLGLDLQTRNHIWEYVVDLRRREGVTVFMTTHYIEESEHCDRIAIIDGGRIVALDTPDALRRQVGGDVITITSPDAAALAREIEARFGAGARAADGRVVVELERGAEFVPRVAAAFPSLVTAVAVKQPTLDDVFLKLTGHAIRDESASATDQLRTMARAWGRR